In Mangifera indica cultivar Alphonso chromosome 7, CATAS_Mindica_2.1, whole genome shotgun sequence, the genomic window CGTTGATGGAtacaattaaacaaatttgGAACGGATCTCTCCTGTCGAGACAAAGAGATTCAATAAGATTTGGGTAAAGAGattctagatctcttcatcgacgAAGAGATATGAAATGTCTTCCCCAAAGACAAAAAGATCTAGAGCCTAGATCTCTTCGTCGAGGAAGAGATCCAAACCTTTTCATCGATGAAGAGATTTCATCGTCATCCTTTTCAGATCACAAGGGAAAGTGgtcaaaggagaaaaaaatttttaggttttgagatgaaaaatatgatttttcaaaattaaaaaactttagaaatagtgaaatattagtttttaaaatttaaaagagaaaaatataataaatttgatatgtttttaatattattactaaaataactattttacttttatttttaataaaaaattgtaaccTCAATTAATTAACAGATgaaacttataataatttttatataattttatatataaaataaattcatatgatATTTCCTACAAGCGATCGTTCTAAAATGTATGTGGTTGTTGTCAACAATGTACATCCCCATGATTCATCCCTTTCGTTTAgcgtataaattaaattattgtaattaagtgGCCAACAATTTAACGCCCATCACCTCACATTTCAATCTGACACCGCAATTGCTCCACTTGTCCTTGTTTGGTTGAAATAACTATAACTAGCCACGTGGTTTGAGCCCACGTAACCTGACCATTCTCATTTAGCAGTCATTATTTAGATTTCCAAAGagtcttattattatttaaaaaattacactaacacaaattatatttttattttaattattttatattttttatcaaaaagatTAAGAACGCTTTCAAAATCACAtccatataatataaaaaatttaaaatttcatctataatataattattattaaaatcctCTGTTAAAAATATtggtgaaattatcattttattaataatattaataaaatataaaatttattatatttttccctaaattttaaaaacaaataactttacttttgtttaaaattttttaactttgaaaagtcatatttttttctaaattttttcttcacctcttcaTCTACCGTTTCCAACATTGACGACCTCCCATCTCTATCTCTTCCTCCGAAATGAAAAGATCCAACGAGATCTAGATAAAGAGATTTTAAATCTCTTTgtcaaagatgaagagatctaaaATCTCTTCATTAAAGACAAAGGGATCCAGAGTCCAAATTCCTTCATCAAGGAAGAGATCTAAATCTTTTTGTCAACGAAGAGATCTGAAATCTCTTCACTCATATCTCTTTATTAACGATTAGATTTTTTCAGcatctttttcaaattgttgGAAAAAGTGACcgaatgagaagaaaaaaattctaaagtttTGGTGGAAGGAAGGGGAGAATGTgacttttaaaaattgaaaaattttaagaaagataaaatattagttttgaaaacctagaagataaaaatataataaattatatatattttaaatattattaataaagtgataattttattcttatttttaataaaaattttaatcttaattagttaacaaataaaactttaaatttttaaatctctaTAAACATGAGTTTAGATTCTAAACTTGAGCGTGTGAAAATGAATCTCAACCTCCGGCTCTTACCTGTTTGTAATTTAATTGGACCAAAATGCACGTGACAGCTGCCAAACCATTTGGGATTAGCACGTGGAAAACATGCACATTCACCTAATCAAATAGACTGTGAATGATAAGAAtaaacctttatttataaataaattatgtaaatttatttttacaaagttaatataattatttatgattaaataatataattatttattttttaaaaattatttatataaatattatcttatcaatttacataaataaatttatttttttaattttagttggccaataaataaaactttaaggTTTTTAAATCTCATAAGTATGACTTTGAGAATATACCTAAACTTGAGTAGGAAATAGTTCTTTGAcctaattttgtatatatacacTTAACCCCCTtgacttattaaaaaaatcaattttatatatatacactcacCCCACCATTTTATCACCTCATATTATATGTATGATATGTTATGCTATCAAgtgtattttcaatttttaaataagtaaacaaataaaattggatttgagtcgaacttatttaaactcaaaaaggaatttgattcgaataaactcaaaataaactcgattcaaatgaatttgagctcgagctctagttcaagtttgaaaattaaaatttttttagtttgaactcAAGCTCAACTTTAAGAGGTGTTTGACTTACAAACTCATTAGCTTAGAAAAAtcaatacaaatcaattaaaacaatatcattttgattaatatgtatcagAGATAAAAGATATAACGAGATATAGATGAAAAGATTCTAAATCTCTTTCTCAACAAAAAGATCTAAAACCTTTTCATTAGAGACGAAGAGATCTGGAATCTCTTCGTCAAAGATGAAGTGATGCAAAGCCCAGATCTTTTCATCGAGGAAGAGATCCAAATCTTtttgttgatgaaaagattTAGAATCTCTTCGCCTAGATCTCTTcattgatgaagagatctagaatCTATTCGTCAATGAAGAGATCCAGATCTTGACCCCCttgactaattaaaaaaatgaattttatatatatatacactcacCCACTATTTTACTGcctcatattatatatatggcATCTTATGCTATGAagcatatttttaatttttaaataagtaaacaagtagagttggatttgagttgaacttatttaaacttaaaaatgagtttgattcgaataaacTTAAAGCAATCTCGATTCAAATGAATTCAAGttcgaactcaaattcaattttgaaaattaaaaattttttaatttgaacttgagttcaagtttgaagGGTGTTTGACTCTCTAAGCTCAcaagctttaaaaaattaatatgaatcaattaaaataatatcgttttgaccaGTACGCATCAAAACAAagtaattttagttattttttgcTTGATTACAGTATCGAACTGATCTCAAAGcttggtttgattcaattcgaatgtttttctttcaagtaagtcaaacttgaacaaTTTTAAGGAGAGTTTggtgagctcaaactcaagtttaactctcctcaaatcaaatctaattcaagtttaacttgACAGGACTCTAACTCTATAAACAAGTAATAGAGCCACACTATATAtattggtataaataattatatttattttaatttaaaatatatttatatctctGTAACAATAACCCCCTTAAATATCATTTCTGGGTCCGCCGTGATAAACGGACAATGAAGGCAACAATTAATGGTCACTGGCTCAAAGAGCCCCATGTATTAAATAACtgggaaaatatatttaataagagACAGCtattatggatttaatttaataataattgtcTTTTAACACGATTCCACCTGAACGATTTCATAATATGGTTTAAGTATGACACCCTGGTGGTTGAATTGAATGTGAtcaattttgtttcatttattgGTTACCGGCATAATTAAGAAGGGAAGAAGAACTTTATGAAGGTGAACATGTCTATATATACCTACACTGAAGATGGAGAGAAAACCACATTGCAAAGAAAAGGAAGCGATTCGGGAGATACTAATACATTCCTCTGAGCTTCGGCGCTGGCAACTCTGGATAGTGATGCTGAGAAAACTATCTTTTATTCCGGGAAAATTACTCAGGTTCTCATGCACTtaattttcttagttttctATACGATTAATTCGCTCAACTTATTTACCATTCATGTTTGATGTTTGGTTGGAAGAAATTAATAACTATACATGAAATATTGGAATGACTTTTTGGATTGACTCAGGATCGGAAATATCATTAAATTGTCTTCCCATTCAAAAGCTTAATATTAAATAGTTCAAAAGACCTACTTATTAACATGAAAcgttggaatttttttttttaaatttttctttatcctCTTGAGTGTAAGGATTTGAACTTTAGACCTTTGATTATGATACTGTGTTAACATTAAATTAGTTCaatcaatgttttaaaaactagatCAGATAACGATCCGGTGTAAAAGATGATTTAGTCCAATTGATATCCATAATAGTTGATTGGTGGTCAAACcggtaaaaaattatataatttatgatcagataaataattttacttatttaacattaaaataaacacagtttgatggtatatatattcaaatatgataaataagattttagtttaagtttttataataaatttttgaaaaaaaatcaattttttatattgattgagtcaaacctaattttttacataatttaatcgGTTTAGTTAACAATTAACGGTTCAACTAATCAAACTAAACATTTCCAGGCCATATGATCGACAAACATGGTCTCTGTAATTTTCTTATTAGaatgagtattttttttttttccttttaactaAAAAAGCAAACTCTTACCGGGTAGAGTtaacttttatttgaaatttttgtcttttttggtCATTAAACCCTATATGTTGTGTCATtaaaccctatatatatatatatatatatatatatatatatatatatatgtatatatgcgcacacacacacacacgagagatattttgaacaaaataaagTTTATCCACAATCAGtcttatatattcataaattaattctGAATactattttatgtaatataattaatattaatatcaaagGCAGGCAAAATGATCTCTGTTTGAGGTTTAATATTATCATTCTCTATTATGTTGTTGACTAGGTACTACAGTATGAACACACATATGCGTACTGTTACTACAGGGCCCCGGGTGGTTCAGCAGACTTATGGGCCGCCAGATGACTCGAGGACTGATCCTCCAGATTCCTGTATCGATAGAGTCCCTCGTAGTATTCgtgcaggaaagaaagaagccTACACTCCTAAAATACTTTCAATAGGCCCTTTACACCGTAGAGGAGAAGAATTACAAGACATGGACGGACGAAAAGAGCGTCATGAGGAGGGGTTTTTCAGACGAACTGAAAGGAATCGTGAGTATTTTTCAGAGATCATCAATACACACAGCAATcagatacaaaatttttattcaggGACCTCTAACCTCGAGAATGATGAGCATTTTGATATGATTCGACGTGATGCTATTTTTATCTTAGAGCTCCTTTTGAGGAATTTTGAGGGAAATGCAAATGACAGGTTGTTAAGGATACCAGCTGATAAACTTGCTTTAAAGTTGGACTTGCTGTTACTGGAAAATCAACTTCCATATTTCTTACTCGAGGAAATATACAATTCAATTCGCAGTAGCCTCAGTAACCTCGGAAACCCGTCCttcattaaaatttgtttaaaattcttCAGGCCTCTGTTTTTTAGTTCTGATGTATCTGACGAACATGGATTCATGCATTTCACGGATATGCTAAGAGATACTCTAGTGCAAAACTTCCGAGCAGAGGACCGTCCTGAAGATTATGAAGGTAACGATTCAGAACCGTTACCTTGTGCCACGAAGCTACATGAATCAGGAGTGAAATTTACACGAGATCAATCGCCGTCCTTACTTGAGGTAAAATTTGAAGGAAGCGAGCTGAGAATGCCACTACTTTCAGTTCACCACAAGACAGAAACTCTGCTTCGGAACATAATGGCTTTGGAGCAATGTAAGTATCACAGTCGTACTATCGTCTGTGATTATGTTATACTGCTAGATGATCTTATTGAAGACGAAAGGGATACGCAGTTGCTTGTTGATGCGGGAATTATTTCCAACTCCATTGGCGACTGCAAGGCATTAGCCAATTTGTTCAACAAACTTAGCGTGGAAATTTGTTCATCTGGATATCATTACAATTATATTTACCAGGGTCTGAAGGGTCACTATAACAGTAAATACAATCGAGACATGGCAAAATTGAAAAGCGTGTATTTTGGTGATATCTGGAAAGGTACAGCAACTATTGGAGCTTCTGTACTCTTGATACTCACTTTTCTACAAACCATAAATTCTTTCAAGCGATAGTGAATTAGTTATTTTGCATTTGAAGCGTTGTCCGttcattattattgataataaaagctttctatttacatattattcatttttaatctatgtttatatgtttCATCATTTACCATAATCATCTCTTTGATCTTTAAAACCACTATTTTACTATAATCACTTTTTATGACATGCCTTCTATTAATTACCCACCAGATAAATTTTAGGCTAAAGCAATTTAAGTAGGTCTTACAGCCTTAGtcttaacaaatatataccatattttgatttgataattgttGAGATGAGACAAACAACACCTCCTTGCATATTCAAGACAGTGATTGGACCATAACCCTTAAGCAAATTGGTCTAAGATTCTTTCACATGGGAGATAGGTCATGCTATTTGAAACCTGGTCTTTAATAAGCGATCCTTTCGCTTCACCTCTCAAGCTAACTCTTGGAGTCATTCTTCCCATGGTTATTCTTCTCTATTACATTATGTTTCTCTGTTTACAGTTTCATtagtaattaacaaaaaatgtatattctAATGTgtagagtttgaaaatttgtatatatagaagCTAATTATTCACATGattttctctctattctctcTCTAAACCTCTATCCTTCTTATGCGATCAGAGCATTGAATACTAATGTCTAAAGCATGATTAACAATTCTcaacttaattcaaatcatTTTACTCAAGTAACAATGGTAGAAGGCTTAACCAGTGTGAGTTACTCTTGACTGAATTAGAGctcttgtttgaatttaatcttCTGCTCAAATCTTTAGATTAcatctccaaaattgacttgatcAAACTATCAATTTGAGAATTGTCAAGTGTTATTTCCATTTGAAGCTCATGACCATAAAGAGGCTATAATTGTTCATTTCTTTGTCAATATCTTGAAACaactaaaaaactaaaatgaaagaATAGTCCAGCGCCACAATTGCTTGTCAACGGAGGTTACTGACAATTGAATGCCACTCCTAACTCAACACATCTGCGACGGTGGTgatagtggtggtggtggtgggtgGAGCTCTGGATGTTCTAATGCCAGCGGGTACATTAGCATTGTCACACGtttcattaaagaaaacacCCCATGACCAGTTCCATTCCAAATCTTCAGCATGGTCCTGCAATAAGATTTTTCTATCAGGCTTACAATTATATACTTGAATGTCTTCTATGAATTAACAACTTCCACCAACTTACATATCGAGACCGACTTTTCCTACTAGAAGTCTATAACTAGGATCTTCTTC contains:
- the LOC123220539 gene encoding UPF0481 protein At3g47200-like, which translates into the protein MERKPHCKEKEAIREILIHSSELRRWQLWIVMLRKLSFIPGKLLRYYSMNTHMRTVTTGPRVVQQTYGPPDDSRTDPPDSCIDRVPRSIRAGKKEAYTPKILSIGPLHRRGEELQDMDGRKERHEEGFFRRTERNREYFSEIINTHSNQIQNFYSGTSNLENDEHFDMIRRDAIFILELLLRNFEGNANDRLLRIPADKLALKLDLLLLENQLPYFLLEEIYNSIRSSLSNLGNPSFIKICLKFFRPLFFSSDVSDEHGFMHFTDMLRDTLVQNFRAEDRPEDYEGNDSEPLPCATKLHESGVKFTRDQSPSLLEVKFEGSELRMPLLSVHHKTETLLRNIMALEQCKYHSRTIVCDYVILLDDLIEDERDTQLLVDAGIISNSIGDCKALANLFNKLSVEICSSGYHYNYIYQGLKGHYNSKYNRDMAKLKSVYFGDIWKGTATIGASVLLILTFLQTINSFKR